One genomic segment of Rubripirellula tenax includes these proteins:
- a CDS encoding DUF4159 domain-containing protein → MMINKHSFAQTDRPKLAAMKFNVFPRFAAALFVMFAIFVADTIPVRGDVDAAAVQRAIDRGVAYLRKTQTERGGWDEFSGYSCGQTALCTLAMLNCGVEKDDPSIARAMKYLRSFEPVETYSVSLQTLVYCHLGAAGDLPRIRRNVQWLVDQQFREGSRPEAIGAWNYGKSRGGSTDPSNSQFAILALGAAEERGIQVEPVAFELALKYWIGRQRNGGAWSYGSRDASGSMTCAGISSIIIARGRLGGGTSSIAGNVIQCCGGQSENVDPVEAGLEWLGRNFTTQVNPGGNLMTFYYYMYALERVGRLSGRRFIGDHDWYREGAQRLIELQDGFLGYWKNSGPLEPEAVATSFALLFLSKGKRQVVVGRLRYPRNARGDSATSTHWKQHPDGMRQLVRHVESDWGRDLTWQTIDSEKAGLADLLQTPVLVISGNQPLVLADQTSENLREYIDQGGTILFEADTGAGCPDASGFQRSVVQLCSQWFDGAALDRLPPEHPVWFAEKKVDATALGPDFWMYGVQACCRTSVFYSPTSLSCRWELGDAIFRRSKIANGPKSQIETAIGIGENVIAYATGRELKDKLQQSFVIDGASAIDARRSTISIATLGLDAGGQEARRAVPNAAALVQSRVPLAIAPVVDPVGFDADTLADVQFLWVHGRTDFSLSDAHRNVLRQFVQRDGIILGSAVCGGEAFTEAFRREVALMFPDSPLRPIPEGHPLLTASGGYDISSVMIRTPAVGGRGSRNQGVGKRAGRPLIEVAVVDNVAGVFFSPLDLSCALESPNSVQCPGYSTEDAAKIVANMMLFGLQQ, encoded by the coding sequence ATGATGATTAACAAACATTCCTTTGCTCAGACGGATCGGCCAAAACTGGCAGCGATGAAGTTTAACGTCTTTCCTCGCTTTGCGGCGGCGTTGTTCGTGATGTTCGCGATCTTCGTGGCGGATACCATCCCCGTTCGTGGCGATGTCGATGCGGCTGCGGTCCAACGGGCAATCGATCGCGGAGTTGCCTATCTTCGCAAAACTCAAACCGAACGAGGCGGGTGGGACGAGTTCAGCGGGTACTCGTGCGGCCAAACGGCGCTATGTACGTTGGCGATGTTGAATTGCGGCGTCGAGAAAGATGACCCGTCAATCGCGCGGGCGATGAAGTATCTGCGTTCGTTTGAGCCCGTCGAAACGTATTCGGTATCGCTGCAGACGTTGGTCTACTGTCATTTGGGTGCTGCCGGCGATTTGCCCCGCATTCGTCGCAATGTCCAGTGGTTGGTGGACCAGCAATTTCGCGAAGGCTCGCGACCGGAAGCGATAGGGGCATGGAACTATGGCAAGAGCCGCGGTGGCTCGACCGATCCGTCGAATTCACAGTTCGCGATCCTGGCGCTCGGCGCTGCCGAAGAACGTGGTATTCAAGTCGAACCCGTTGCATTCGAGTTGGCGCTGAAATACTGGATCGGCCGTCAAAGAAACGGCGGCGCGTGGTCATACGGGTCGCGAGACGCATCGGGCAGCATGACGTGCGCGGGCATTTCGTCGATCATCATCGCGCGTGGCAGGCTGGGTGGTGGAACGTCGTCGATTGCCGGAAACGTGATCCAGTGTTGTGGCGGTCAATCCGAAAATGTGGATCCGGTCGAAGCCGGTCTGGAGTGGCTGGGGCGTAACTTCACGACTCAGGTCAATCCGGGCGGCAACCTGATGACGTTCTATTACTACATGTACGCGCTCGAGCGGGTCGGCCGATTGTCGGGACGCCGTTTCATCGGCGATCACGATTGGTACCGCGAGGGCGCCCAGCGATTGATCGAGCTACAGGACGGTTTTTTGGGGTACTGGAAAAACAGTGGCCCGTTGGAACCCGAAGCGGTTGCGACTTCGTTTGCGCTGTTGTTTTTGAGCAAAGGGAAACGGCAGGTCGTCGTCGGTCGACTTCGCTATCCACGAAATGCCCGCGGTGATTCGGCAACATCGACGCATTGGAAACAGCATCCCGACGGCATGCGGCAACTGGTGCGACACGTCGAAAGCGATTGGGGGCGCGATCTGACTTGGCAGACGATCGACAGCGAAAAAGCTGGGCTGGCCGACTTGCTGCAGACGCCGGTGTTGGTGATCAGCGGCAATCAACCGCTTGTCCTTGCCGATCAAACGAGCGAAAACCTGCGCGAGTACATCGACCAGGGCGGCACAATTCTGTTCGAAGCCGATACCGGCGCCGGTTGCCCCGACGCCAGCGGTTTCCAACGCAGCGTCGTCCAACTGTGCAGCCAATGGTTCGACGGCGCGGCGCTGGATCGCTTGCCGCCCGAACATCCGGTCTGGTTTGCCGAAAAGAAAGTGGACGCAACGGCGCTGGGGCCGGACTTTTGGATGTACGGTGTGCAAGCGTGCTGTCGCACCAGTGTTTTCTATTCGCCGACCAGTTTGTCGTGTCGGTGGGAACTCGGCGACGCAATCTTTCGTCGATCCAAAATCGCCAACGGTCCAAAATCGCAAATCGAAACGGCGATCGGTATCGGCGAAAATGTGATCGCCTACGCGACGGGACGCGAATTGAAAGACAAGTTGCAGCAAAGTTTTGTGATCGATGGAGCGTCGGCCATCGATGCTCGCCGCTCAACCATTTCGATCGCGACGCTGGGTCTCGACGCGGGTGGCCAAGAAGCTCGTCGGGCGGTTCCCAATGCCGCGGCGTTGGTCCAGTCTCGGGTGCCGCTGGCGATTGCACCGGTCGTCGATCCGGTCGGTTTCGATGCCGACACGCTGGCCGACGTCCAGTTTCTTTGGGTTCACGGTCGCACGGACTTTTCGCTTTCGGACGCGCATCGGAATGTGCTTCGTCAATTCGTTCAACGCGACGGCATCATCCTGGGCTCGGCGGTTTGCGGCGGCGAAGCATTTACCGAAGCGTTTCGGCGGGAAGTCGCGTTGATGTTCCCCGATTCACCGCTGCGTCCGATTCCCGAGGGGCATCCGCTGCTGACGGCCAGCGGCGGATACGACATTTCTAGCGTGATGATTCGGACTCCGGCCGTGGGCGGACGAGGCTCGCGGAACCAGGGGGTTGGGAAGCGGGCCGGCCGGCCGCTGATCGAGGTTGCGGTAGTGGACAATGTCGCGGGCGTATTTTTCTCGCCGCTGGACCTCAGTTGTGCCCTGGAAAGCCCTAATTCTGTGCAATGTCCGGGCTATAGCACCGAAGACGCGGCCAAAATCGTCGCAAATATGATGCTGTTTGGCCTGCAACAGTGA
- a CDS encoding AAA family ATPase, with product MLREFADHQKTMRAELAKVIVGQSDVIEQLLAAIFTRGHVLLEGVPGLAKTLMVSTLANILDVQFKRIQFTPDLMPSDITGTQVLEEDEQGRRSFRFVEGPIFTNILLADEINRTPPKTQAALLEAMQERQVSIGRETYDLPPPFFTIATQNPIEQEGTYPLPEAQLDRFMFNIKVGYPSAAEEEQILTATTRGETPSVNKVLSARAILNIQKLVASIAVNPLVIRYAAQLVRATRPADETAPKYIRELVDWGAGPRAGQNLIAGAKALAAMDGRFSIDPDDIRRIAIPVLRHRMATNFQAQAEGMNTDAIVEKLLNDIRPPEPEKMTRK from the coding sequence GTGCTTCGCGAATTCGCCGATCACCAAAAAACGATGCGGGCCGAGTTGGCCAAAGTCATTGTGGGCCAATCCGATGTGATCGAACAGTTGCTTGCCGCCATCTTCACTCGCGGCCACGTGCTGCTCGAGGGTGTGCCGGGACTGGCCAAAACGTTGATGGTCAGTACCCTTGCCAATATTTTGGACGTTCAGTTCAAGCGAATTCAGTTTACCCCGGACCTGATGCCTTCGGACATCACGGGCACGCAAGTTCTTGAAGAAGACGAACAAGGCCGTCGATCGTTCCGGTTCGTCGAAGGCCCCATCTTCACAAACATCCTGTTGGCCGACGAGATCAACCGCACGCCGCCAAAGACGCAAGCGGCACTACTAGAAGCGATGCAAGAACGACAAGTGTCGATCGGCCGCGAAACCTATGACCTGCCGCCACCGTTCTTTACCATCGCGACGCAGAACCCGATCGAGCAGGAAGGCACCTACCCGTTGCCCGAAGCCCAGCTTGACCGATTCATGTTCAACATCAAAGTCGGTTATCCATCGGCGGCCGAAGAGGAACAGATTCTGACGGCGACGACTCGCGGCGAAACACCCTCGGTCAACAAAGTCTTATCGGCACGCGCGATTCTGAACATCCAAAAGTTGGTGGCCAGCATCGCGGTCAACCCGTTGGTGATCCGCTATGCGGCGCAATTGGTTCGGGCGACGCGGCCGGCCGATGAAACGGCGCCAAAGTACATTCGCGAATTGGTCGACTGGGGCGCGGGTCCACGTGCGGGCCAGAACTTGATCGCCGGTGCGAAAGCGCTTGCCGCGATGGACGGCCGATTCAGCATCGACCCCGACGACATCCGCCGCATTGCGATACCGGTGCTGCGTCACCGCATGGCAACCAACTTTCAAGCCCAAGCCGAAGGCATGAACACCGACGCCATCGTCGAAAAACTACTCAACGACATCCGCCCGCCCGAACCCGAAAAGATGACGCGGAAATAG
- a CDS encoding DUF58 domain-containing protein, whose translation MPSLSPESLQSIQRLDLRARMVVRGFLQGLHSSPFQGFSVQFSEHRRYNRGDDPRMIDWLVYAKTDKYYTKRFEAETNLTGFLVMDLSKSMGFTESGSMTKFEYCTCLAASLTYLMTMQQDPVGLISFSETMRALLPARSRRGHLGDVMAALTKLQPTGRTDLPASLIQLAAMLKQHSLVMLFSDLLPSDTTTGTPDDVISSLARLRHGGHDVIVFHVMDEAEVKFPYDGPVQFEDAETGETVSVDATGFREDYLKQLDEFREAYRIGCQKLRVDYVPLDTGMPFDKALTEYLLQRQQLS comes from the coding sequence ATGCCTTCCCTCTCACCCGAATCGTTGCAATCGATCCAGCGGCTCGATCTTCGCGCTCGGATGGTTGTTCGTGGTTTTTTGCAGGGGCTGCACAGCAGTCCGTTTCAGGGGTTTTCGGTTCAGTTCAGCGAGCACCGTCGTTACAACCGTGGCGACGATCCGCGGATGATCGATTGGTTGGTGTATGCCAAGACCGACAAGTACTACACCAAGCGTTTCGAAGCCGAGACGAACTTGACCGGATTTTTGGTCATGGATTTATCCAAGTCGATGGGCTTCACCGAATCGGGTTCGATGACCAAGTTCGAATACTGTACGTGCTTGGCCGCGTCGTTGACGTACTTGATGACGATGCAACAAGACCCGGTCGGTCTGATTTCGTTTTCGGAAACGATGCGAGCACTGTTGCCAGCGCGAAGTCGCCGTGGACATCTCGGCGACGTCATGGCCGCGCTGACAAAACTGCAACCGACCGGCCGCACCGATTTACCGGCATCACTGATTCAACTGGCGGCGATGCTAAAACAACATTCGCTGGTGATGCTATTTTCGGATTTACTGCCATCCGATACTACGACGGGAACACCCGATGACGTGATCTCGTCACTGGCGCGGCTTCGCCACGGCGGCCACGATGTGATTGTGTTCCACGTCATGGACGAAGCTGAAGTGAAGTTCCCCTACGACGGACCGGTTCAATTCGAAGACGCCGAAACGGGCGAAACAGTTTCAGTCGATGCGACCGGCTTTCGCGAAGACTACTTGAAACAACTCGACGAGTTTCGCGAAGCCTACCGAATCGGGTGCCAGAAATTGCGAGTCGACTACGTGCCGCTGGACACCGGCATGCCGTTCGACAAGGCGCTGACCGAATACTTGCTGCAACGTCAACAATTGTCGTGA
- a CDS encoding DNA cytosine methyltransferase, whose product MALIELFCGIGGAAEAARQLARADLVSARAIDIDRDCGVVYQHNFGLAVDHQTIESIDWGSLVEIGDDAWWMSPPCQPYCRRGRGDHENDRRCDALLSLIAWLDNQPTTLPRAMVLENVPQFASSSHRDRLCCSLERNGFRTSEVVLCPTQFGIPNRRRRYYLIASRTHEATVAAPHDTSLRFSVADVLDSPPPTQSPLWLAIEVASKYAGALDIVDADDPLAMTACFASGYGKSIIRSGSYLRHDGRLRRFSPDEVARLLGYSAEFSFPLEIADRKRWKMLGNGLSIPVAKAVLDAV is encoded by the coding sequence ATGGCATTGATCGAGCTGTTTTGTGGCATCGGTGGCGCGGCGGAAGCGGCGCGGCAACTCGCGCGCGCGGACCTAGTCAGTGCCCGCGCGATTGACATCGATCGTGACTGTGGCGTCGTTTACCAGCACAACTTTGGATTGGCCGTTGATCACCAAACGATTGAGTCGATCGATTGGGGATCGCTTGTTGAAATCGGCGACGACGCTTGGTGGATGTCACCGCCATGCCAACCGTATTGTCGTCGCGGTCGCGGTGACCACGAAAACGACCGGCGCTGTGATGCGTTGTTGTCGTTGATTGCGTGGTTGGACAATCAGCCGACAACATTGCCACGGGCGATGGTGCTGGAAAACGTACCCCAGTTCGCGTCGTCGTCGCATCGCGATCGGCTTTGTTGTTCGTTGGAACGAAACGGGTTCCGTACCAGCGAAGTTGTTCTGTGTCCGACTCAGTTCGGCATTCCCAATCGGCGACGGCGGTATTACCTGATTGCGTCGCGAACGCATGAAGCGACGGTCGCCGCTCCGCACGACACAAGTCTTCGGTTCTCGGTTGCCGATGTTCTGGACTCGCCGCCACCGACCCAGTCGCCGTTGTGGCTTGCGATCGAGGTTGCGTCGAAGTACGCCGGCGCACTCGATATCGTCGACGCCGATGATCCATTGGCGATGACGGCGTGTTTCGCCAGCGGCTATGGAAAGTCGATCATTCGCAGCGGTTCGTACCTGCGTCACGACGGGCGACTGCGGCGTTTCTCGCCCGACGAAGTCGCGCGGCTGTTGGGCTACTCGGCCGAGTTTTCGTTTCCCCTTGAGATCGCCGATCGCAAGCGATGGAAGATGCTGGGCAACGGTCTATCGATTCCGGTCGCGAAAGCAGTCTTGGACGCGGTGTGA